One region of Nycticebus coucang isolate mNycCou1 chromosome 10, mNycCou1.pri, whole genome shotgun sequence genomic DNA includes:
- the PRR12 gene encoding proline-rich protein 12, with protein sequence MDRNYPSAGFGDPLGAGAGWSYERSAKASLVYGSSRTSHPETDILHRQAYAAPHPLQSYATNHHPAGLSGLFDTGLHHAGSAGPDASVMNLISALESRGPQPGPSASSLLSQFRSPSWQTAMHTPGPTELFISGALPGSSTFPSSSALSAYQHPASFGSRPFPVPSSLSLQDPPFSPPANGLLSPHDVLHLKPTQAPTVPSSLGFERLAGGGVLGPAGLGPAQTPPYRPGPPDPPPPPRHIPTQFNLLASSSAAAAEQSSPQLYNFSGTAPGPPPPERALPRQDTVIKHYQRPASAQPPPPPPPAHALQHYLSCGGSYPSMGHRANLACSPLGGGEPSPGAGEPSKAGPSGATAGTSGRATGPEAAGGGGAGGGGGGGYRPIIQSPGYKTSKGGYGAAAGGATRPPPPRSTATPKCQSLGGPAAAYATGKASGAGGAGGQAYSPGQPQGLLGPQAYGQGFGAGQAQDLSKGPSYSGAPPQAPSGPPPPGLATCQSYSPDQLQGQLYGVQGEPYPGPAAHSQGLPTASPSLSYSTGHSPALSGHGGGWGPSSLGGGGEASPSHIIRPLQSPPATGRPPGVGSPGAPGKYLSSVLASAPFLAPPGAGSYASGAGGYKGKGDGSELLAGPGGPPAERTEDEEFLIQHLLQAPSPPRTAGADGLGEDGAADAAKGLGGSGGAGGPPGTPYELAKEDPQRYHLQSVIRTSASLDEGATAALELGLGRLKEKKKGPERGGDNPEGLATSVVHYGTGAKELGAFLQKSPPPPPPSAQSAQPTPHGLLLEAGGPDLPLVLPPPPPQLLPSVLSHAPSPSSNAPKVGVHLLEPATRDGAPQQPPPPPPPPPPIPLQLEAHLRSHGLEPAAPSPRLRPEESLEPPGAMQELLGALEPLPPGPGDGGVGPPNSEGKDPAGAYRSPSPQGTKAPRFVPLTSICFPDSLLQDEERSFFPTMEEMFGGGAADDYSKTGPPEDEGDPKAGTGPPPGPPAYDPYGPYCPGRASGTGPTTPGLGLDPNKPPELPSTVNAEPLGLIQSGPHQAAPPPPPPPPPPPPPASEPKGGLTSPIFCSTKPKKLLKTSSFHLLRRRDPPFQTPKKLYAQEYEFEADEDKADVPADIRLNPRRLPDLVSSCRSRPALSPLGDIDFCPPNPGPDGPRRRGRKPTKAKRDGPPRPRGRPRIRPLEVPTAGPALASVPTDGAKKPRGRGRGRGRKTEEAGATRLEPLKPLKIKLSVPKAGEGLGASSGDAISGADHNSLDSSLTREKIEAKIKEVEEKQPEMKSGFMASFLDFLKSGKRHPPLYQAGLTPPLSPPKSVPPSVPTRGLQHQPPAAPAVPHPPPAGTFGLGGALEAAESEGLGLGCPSPCKRLDEELKRNLETLPSFSSDEEDSVAKNRDLQESISSAISALDDPPLTGPKDTSTPDGPPLATPATVPGPTPLPGLPSANGSGTPEPPLLEEKPPPTPPPAPTPTLQPQPPPPPPPPPALPSPPPLVAPVPSSPPPPPPLPPPALPSPPPPPPAAASSAVPPEEPAAPSPEDPEPPDARPLHLAKKQETAAVCGETDEEAGESGGEGIFRERDEFVIRAEDIPSLKLALQTGREPPPIWRVQKALLQKFTPEIKDGQRQFCATSNYLGYFGDAKNRYQRLYVKFLENVNKKDYVRVCARKPWHRPPVPVRRSGQSKNPASAGGSSALPPKVPAPPPKPETPEKTTSEKPPEQKPETAVPDPPAPEKPSLPRPVEKEKEKEKEKEKERVMRGERLLRGERGTSGRQARPERSLTTGQPTTSRLPKARPTKVKAEPPPKKRKKWLKEAAGNPSAGGGPPGSSSDSDSSPGAPSEDERAVPGRLLKTRAMREMYRSYVEMLVSTALDPDMIQALEDTHDELYLPPMRKIDGLLNEHKKKVLKRLSLSPALQDALHTFPQLQVEQSGEGSPEDGAVRLRPAGEPYNRKTLSKLKRSVVRAQEFKVELEKSGYYTLYHSLHHYKYHTFLRCRDQTLAIEGGAEDLGQEEVVQQCMRNQPWLEQLFDSFSDLLAQAQAHSRCG encoded by the exons GCCTCTCTGGACTCTTCGACACTGGCCTCCACCATGCGGGCTCAGCAGGGCCTGACGCCTCCGTCATGAACCTCATCTCAGCCCTGGAGTCCCGGGGTCCCCAGCCTGgcccctctgcctcctctctcctctcccagttCCGCAGTCCTTCCTGGCAAACAG cCATGCACACGCCAGGCCCTACGGAACTCTTCATCTCGGGCGCCCTGCCGGGTTCCAGCACGTTTCCGTCCTCCTCTGCCCTGTCAGCCTACCAGCACCCAGCTTCTTTTGGCAGCCGCCCCTTCCCAGTACCCTCgtccctcagcctccaggaccCCCCATTCAGTCCTCCAGCTAATGGGCTCCTGTCCCCTCATGATGTGCTACACCTGAAGCCCACACAGGCACCCACGGTACCCTCCTCATTAGGCTTTGAGCGCCTGGCAGGGGGGGGCGTCCTAGGGCCTGCTGGTCTTGGTCCAGCGCAAACCCCTCCTTACCGCCCTGGTCCCCCagacccaccaccccctccccgtCATATCCCAACTCAGTTCAATCTGCTGGCTTCCTCTTCCGCTGCTGCCGCTGAGCAATCCTCCCCACAGCTCTACAACTTCTCGGGTACTGCCCCAGGCCCACCACCACCTGAACGGGCCCTGCCCCGCCAGGATACCGTAATTAAGCACTACCAGCGGCCAGCCAGTGCTCAGCCCCCGCCACCTCCACCACCAGCCCATGCCCTCCAGCACTACCTGAGCTGTGGAGGCAGCTACCCCTCCATGGGGCACCGGGCCAACCTGGCCTGTAGCCCTCTGGGTGGTGGGGAGCCCTCCCCAGGTGCTGGGGAGCCTAGCAAAGCTGGTCCCAGTGGAGCCACAGCTGGGACATCAGGCcgagccacaggccctgaggcagctgggggaggtggggctggtggtggtggtggtggaggttaCCGCCCCATCATTCAGTCACCTGGTTACAAGACTAGCAAAGGTGGTTATGGAGCAGCTGCAGGGGGTGCCACAAGGCCCCCACCACCTCGTTCGACTGCCACGCCCAAATGCCAGAGCCTGGGAGGGCCAGCAGCAGCCTATGCCACTGGAAAGgcctctggggctggtggggcagGGGGCCAGGCCTATTCCCCTGGTCAGCCTCAAGGGCTTCTGGGACCCCAGGCCTATGGGCAAGGGTTTGGAGCGGGGCAAGCACAGGACTTGAGCAAAGGCCCCAGCTATTCAGGGGCCCCCCCACAAGCCCCCAGTGGTCCCCCACCTCCTGGCCTAGCTACATGTCAGAGCTACTCCCCAGACCAGCTGCAGGGGCAACTGTATGGGGTACAGGGTGAGCCCTACCCAGGCCCAGCTGCCCATTCCCAGGGGCTGCCCACAGCCAGCCCCTCTCTCAGCTATAGTACTGGCCATTCCCCAGCACTCTCGGGCCATGGAGGTGGCTGGGGACCTAGCTCCCTGGGAGGTGGTGGGGAGGCCAGCCCTTCTCACATCATTCGTCCACTCCAGTCACCGCCTGCCACTGGCCGCCCTCCTGGAGTGGGTTCTCCAGGAGCCCCTGGCAAATACTTGAGCTCAGTCTTGGCCTCAGCCCCATTCCTGGCGCCTCCAGGAGCCGGCAGCTATGCATCCGGAGCAGGTGGCTACAAGGGCAAGGGAGATGGCTCAGAGCTGCTGGCTGGTCCTGGTGGGCCTCCTGCTGAGCGCACAGAAGATGAGGAGTTCCTTATCCAGCACCTCCTGCAGGCACCCAGCCCCCCTCGGACCGCAGGGGCAGATGGCTTGGGCGAGGATGGGGCAGCAGATGCCGCCAAGGGACTTGGGGGAAGTGGTGGGGCTGGGGGACCACCAGGCACACCTTATGAGTTGGCCAAGGAAGACCCCCAGAGGTACCACCTGCAAAGTGTCATCCGCACCAGTGCCAGCCTGGACGAGGGTGCCACAGCAGCACTCGAGCTGGGTCTGGGGAGgctgaaagagaagaagaaagggccAGAACGGGGCGGTGATAACCCTGAGGGGCTGGCCACCTCAGTTGTCCACTATGGGACAGGTGCCAAGGAGCTGGGAGCCTTCTTGCAGAAGAGCCCACCGCCCCCACCTCCCTCGGCTCAATCAGCCCAGCCCACACCCCATGGCCTCCTCCTGGAGGCTGGAGGCCCTGACCTCCCACTGGTGCTGCCCCCACCACCCCCCCAACTGCTGCCCTCAGTCCTCAGCCATGCCCCCAGCCCCTCTTCCAATGCCCCCAAAGTCGGGGTCCACCTCCTTGAGCCAGCAACCCGTGATGGGGCACCCCAGCAGCCCCCAccgccacccccaccaccaccacccataCCCCTGCAACTTGAGGCTCACCTCCGTAGCCATGGCCTGGAACCTGCAGCACCCAGTCCCCGTTTGCGACCTGAGGAGAGCCTGGAGCCACCAGGTGCCATGCAGGAATTGCTTGGGGCCCTGgagccactgcccccagggcCTGGTGATGGAGGTGTGGGCCCACCTAACTCAGAAGGCAAGGATCCTGCGGGTGCCTACCGCAGCCCCAGCCCACAAGGGACCAAGGCCCCCCGCTTCGTACCCTTGACATCCATCTGCTTCCCGGATTCCTTACTTCAAGATGAGGAGCGCAGCTTCTTCCCCACAATGGAGGAGATGTTTGGTGGAGGGGCAGCAGATGACTACAGCAAGACCGGGCCACCTGAGGATGAGGGTGATCCCAAGGCGGGCACTGGGCCCCCTCCAGGCCCCCCTGCCTATGATCCCTATGGGCCCTACTGCCCTGGCCGGGCATCTGGAACTGGGCCGACAACACCAGGTCTGGGCCTGGACCCCAACAAGCCCCCTGAGCTGCCCTCTACGGTCAACGCTGAGCCACTGGGTCTGATTCAGAGTGGACCCCACCAGGctgccccaccacccccacctcccccaccaccaccaccaccaccagcctcTGAGCCCAAGGGTGGCCTAACCTCGCCCATCTTCTGCTCTACCAAGCCAAAGAAGctgctcaagacatcctctttcCACCTGCTGCGGCGTCGTGACCCGCCCTTCCAGACCCCCAAGAAGCTGTATGCCCAGGAGTACGAATTTGAGGCGGACGAGGACAAGGCTGATGTGCCCGCTGACATCCGTCTCAACCCCCGACGCCTGCCAGACCTGGTGTCCAGCTGCCGCTCCCGCCCAGCCCTTTCGCCACTGGGTGACATCGACTTCTGCCCACCTAATCCAGGCCCTGATGGACCCCGGCGCAGAGGCCGCAAGCCCACCAAGGCAAAACGTGATGGTCCTCCCCGGCCCCGTGGGAGGCCCCGGATCCGCCCACTGGAAGTTCCCACTGCAGGGCCAGCCTTGGCATCTGTGCCCACCGATGGGGCCAAGAAACCCCGGGGCCGGGGCCGTGGTAGGGGCCGAAAGACTGAGGAGGCAGGGGCCACCCGGTTGGAGCCCCTGAAGCCACTTAAG ATCAAGCTGTCTGTGCCCAAGGCTGGCGAGGGTCTGGGAGCCTCTTCTGGTGATGCCATATCGGGTGCTGACCACAATAGCCTGGACTCGAGCCTGACTCGGGAGAAAATCGAGGCCAAGATCAAGGAGGTGGAGGAGAAGCAGCCGGAAATGAAGTCGGGTTTCATGGCCTCCTTCTTGGACTTCCTCAAGTCTGGCAAGCGCCACCCACCACTCTACCAGGCAGGGCTGACGCCCCCACTCAGCCCTCCCAAGAGTGTGCCACCCTCTGTACCAACACGAGGCCTACAGCACCAGCCTCCTGCTGCCCCTGCTGTGCCACACCCCCCGCCTGCTGGCACCTTTGGGCTGGGGGGTGCACTGGAGGCTGCAGAGagtgaggggctggggctgggctgcccTTCACCCTGCAAGCGGCTAGACGAGGAGCTTAAGCGGAACCTCGAGACGCTGCCGTCCTTCTCCTCGGATGAAGAAGACTCTGTCGCCAAGAACCGAGACCTGCAGGAAAGCATCTCCTCCGCCATCTCTGCCCTTGATGATCCGCCCCTCACTGGGCCTAAGGACACCTCCACCCCAGATGGGCCACCCTTGGCCACCCCAGCTACAGTCCCAGGACCAACCCCTCTTCCTGGACTCCCCAGTGCCAACGGCAGTGGCACACCCG AGCCCCCGCTGCTGGAAGAGaagccccctcccaccccccctcctGCCCCAACTCCTACGCTTCAGCCTCAGccgccaccgccaccgccacCACCTCCGGCTCTGCCCTCGCCACCACCACTGGTggcccctgtgcccagctcacCACCGCCACCTCCACCACTACCTCCACCAGCCCTTCCctcgccacccccacccccaccagctgCTGCCTCATCAGCTGTCCCTCCCGAGGAGCCCGCCGCCCCATCCCCTGAGGACCCTGAGCCACCTGATGCCCggcccctgcacctggccaagaAACAGGAAACGGCGGCCGTGTGTGGGGAGACAGATGAGGAGGCTGGCGAGAGTGGTGGAGAGGGCATTTTCCGGGAGCGGGATGAGTTTGTCATCCGTGCTGAGGACATCCCTTCTCTCAAG CTGGCGTTGCAGAcggggcgtgagccaccaccgaTCTGGCGAGTCCAGAAAGCCCTCCTACAGAAATTCACTCCAGAGATcaaggatggccagaggcagtTTTGTGCCACCAGTAAC TATTTGGGGTATTTTGGGGATGCGAAAAACCGCTACCAGCGCCTCTATGTGAAGTTCCTAGAAAATGTCAACAAGAAGGATTATGTGAGGGTCTGTGCTCGGAAACCCTGGCACCGGCCTCCAGTGCCAGTAAG ACGCTCTGGACAGTCCAAGAACCCTGCATCTGCCGGGGGCAGCTCTGCACTTCCTCCCAAGGTCCCAGCGCCCCCTCCCAAGCCTGAGACCCCTGAGAAGACAACATCTGAGAAGCCCCCAGAGCAGAAGCCTGAGACAGCCGTGCCTGACCCCCCTGCCCCTGAGAAGCCCTCTCTACCTCGACCTGtcgagaaggagaaggaaaaggagaaagaaaaggagaaggagagagtGATGCGTGGGGAGCGGCTGTTGCGCGGAGAGCGGGGCACGAGTGGGCGGCAGGCACGGCCTGAGCGGAGCCTCACCACAGGACAGCCTACCACTTCCCGACTGCCCAAGGCCCGGCCCACCAAAGTGAAGGCTGAGCCACCCcctaagaagaggaagaaatggcTGAAGGAAGCAGCAGGCAACCCCTCGGCTGGTGGGGGCCCGCCAGGCAGCTCTTCAGACTCGGATTCATCTCCTGGAGCTCCCAGTGAGGATG AGCGGGCAGTTCCTGGGCGTCTGCTCAAGACCCGGGCAATGCGGGAGATGTACCGGAGCTATGTGGAGATGTTGGTGAGCACGGCACTTGACCCAGACATGATCCAAGCCCTGGAGGACACGCATG ATGAACTGTACCTGCCACCCATGCGGAAGATAGATGGCCTCCTGAATGAGCACAAGAAGAAAGTCCTGAAGCGGCTGTCGCTGAGCCCAGCCCTGCAG GATGCCCTGCACACGTTCCCTCAGCTGCAAGTGGAGCAGAGTGGGGAGGGCTCCCCAGAGGATGGAGCCGTGCGGCTGCGGCCAGCTGGGGAGCCCTACAACCGCAAGACGCTCAGCAAGCTCAAGAGGAGCGTGGTCCGAGCCCAG gagttcaaagtggAGCTGGAGAAGTCAGGCTACTACACGCTTTACCACTCACTCCACCACTATAAATACCACACCTTCCTGCGCTGCCGAGACCAG ACCCTGGCCATTGAAGGCGGTGCTGAGGACCTGGGCCAGGAGGAGGTGGTCCAGCAGTGCATGCGGAACCAGCCGTGGCTGGAACAGCTTTTTGACTCCTTCAGTGACCTGCTGGCCCAAGCACAGGCCCACAGCCGTTGTGGGTGA